The nucleotide sequence aaaaaatgaaagagggagagcgagagagagcgattgggagaatgagaggggggaGCAGGCTCTTCAGATGATGCACTCATTCTTATCGGGAGGAAGACATTTACTACTGAAGAAGCAAGTTCAGACCAATTTTCTACAGAGGTCCAAAACTTAACAGGTGCTCAATGCAGCTTTtcctggagagaaagacaagctTGACCTGCGATATTAATGTCATTCTCAAGGCTTGATGGAAACAGTCTTTTCTCAACACGACTGCCACTCTATGCACGCTTTTCTTGTTTTGCATTTGTATACGGTTTTCAAGACCAGAGCAAGAACATGAatgcaaaacaacaaacagcgcACAGAAAAGCATAGGGATAGTGACATTCATGCCTTAGAATTACATTTGTATTGCTCAGTGTAATTTTTGTTTTCTAACCCCTTAAACAAAAGTACTTCATGCAGCACCTTCACTATCTCAACTTGTtgctgtgtgtggatggagaaCAGTAAAGATGGGCatttcgtgagtgtgtgtgagggacacttgcgcccaacccccccccccccccccctccctccccattgCCTACACCTGTCTCTCCTGCactgcctccctccccctctcccatcctcttcGCTGTTCAAATCAACCTCAAACACTGTGGTCTGTTACCGAGGAAAGACTTGATCAGTTTTagattagtttttttttcattactacaatcatgtttttttttttcgtattCAGAATTGTACATTAACTATAATAGCAAATATacaagatttgtttttgtttttggatcATAATTATTTTTTGGAGATCTTCCTTACATTATGGAGAATTAAAATGTTGGTTTTTAATTTTGAGATTTTGTGTGACTTTTGTTCCCTCAACATACCTACAACAGTTCCCTAAACAATTCATAGTTAACGTCAGATGTAAATTTGTTAAGAAAGAGACTTTGATCTTCTCTGGTTTGTTTAATGGCCGTGAGGTCTACAAACGTGAATGCATGGCTTTTGCTGAAGTTGATAAAGCCTCAATCAGCTTTATAGATCACATACTCCATTCAACACAACACTTCAGGGATCAATCAGTTTCTTCGGGGAGAAACATAAGCACAACTCATACATCACTTACATGAGTATTTGATATCACATCTGGgcaaaacactcacaaacacactttaaacattgattttttttttttttaccaaaaataAAATACGGGCCTCGTCTGTAACTTGTAACATGGTGAATTGACCAGTTGTAAGTGCTAGTAGTTGCATACGTAGAATACATCAAGAACGGAAGACTTTAAATAAGTGCGTTAGAACCAAGTGATCAGAGTACCACCAACCCCACAAACAGATGCAGTAGTGATGCGGCATCTTGTGGACACCATCTCAAGACATGCAAGGACCGCAAACAACAGAGGTAGCTGCAGCAAAAGGATGAAACCGTGCTTTAACATAATTTTAGgtgaaacacaaaaaacatccGTTTCTCTTCTGCCTGAGGCAaaacctctccacacacatttaagccTGAAATGGCAGCTttcaatgaaaagaaaaaaaaaggactttAGTATGTGGCCACAAATAATTACAGGTGCAAGATGTCTTTCATAGAAATGTTTCCAGAGATACCATAGTGACACAActctgaaaaaaaacatcacatttcTTGTGTGATGATATTTGAAATGTCCTGATACTTATTACTGATATTATAATTtactaatttatttatttatgtagttACAGTtgaggtatttagcagatgcttttctCCAAtgtgacttacaaaacatttcatagaaaaataaaattagAACAGAAAAATAACAAGCATGATGAAATACAAATTCATAATTTATGATTTTAAACATGCATGAAAAAAGACTGAAACATAACCAAGATGCACAGAGTATATAACTATTTGAACACTGTCTTTTAATTATGATTTCAAAATGTCATTATCGAACGATTGCTTTTTTTAGGGGGCACAAAAAACTGAATATTGCACCTTTAAAAAGAGTGATCTGATATTAAAGGACTTGTGAATAACTCAATCTACACGTACCCTGAGAATAAAGGGCAGGACAAAAATAACACACCTCTAACCTGAATAAAACTACACCTGATACATTTTTGATGAAGATAACCTTTTCAGAGTTAAATAAATATCAAAATGAATAATCAAAAGTTACAAGAAATGATTAGCAGCATCATTTAAAAAAGATGTAAACAGTGCAAAATCCGGTTCATTGCTTTAGTGTTCAGCTTCTATGCTGCCTGGCCTCAGAGGTCAAGCTAGCTGTAGATACCAAGAAACTGAATCTCACTTCAATACTATTTACACATTCTGTGGTAAAATGTATATTGTGTATGTAGAGTAAGGATCATAAGTTGAGAAAGGAGAAGGCAGACACTTGTAGGCGATCTTGTCCAAGGTCATCACTAGGCTGGGTGACGCTGGCGTCTTTGTCTGAATCAGAATGTTGAGATGGAGCTAGTTCTGATTCAAGTTCCAGTTCCGCCTCTTCTATCTCCACCAATGTGTTCTCTGTTGTCGAGGCAACCGGCAGTTCTGTGTCAACAGAGGCAAGGCCAGGGAGATGTGAAGATGGCCTCACTGTGATCACCAACTCCATGCCATTAAACAGTGACAGTCTGTCCAGAGTCGGAGAACAGGAGGCGGGGGCTACAACCTCgcaagtctccctctctccaccagggCCTGTGTCTGGGTCGTCCACCCTGGTGTCGAGCTCCACATCCCCCGACTCTGGGAGGTTTTCCCGGGGCCCCTCAGTGTGGTTTAGCGGCCCTCCTCCATGGTCCTCCCCCAGGTTCTGATCACTGTGAGGGCTCCATGAAGGCCCAGCTGGTGGTTCTGGTTTTCGTTTCAAATGCGGCTCTGGTTCCAGGTGATGTTCTACTTCCTGGTAAGGTTCTGGTTCCTGTTGAGCTTCTGGTTCCAGGTGAGGTTTGGAGGTAGCAGGGGACCCCAGGATGGGGTTGGGGAGCAGGAGGTCATCGGTGAGGACGGGTTTGGGGGCGTGTTCCTGGGCAGTGAGGGTGGGGCTGTTTGTGGCTGAGGACGGCAGGCTGTGTCGCGTTTGACATCGCAACAGAGCCTCAAACTGCCTCAGGAGCTGTGAAGGGTCAAAGATCATTCTGATTACTATTATCAATGACTGATCAAAATATGAATTGAATTATTGAACAGGGTTTCTTCTAACTGTTATTGACTTTGCCTGAAAATATCTACACTGTGAAGTGAACAAATAAGTTCTGTTGGCACCATTCCTAGTAACAGTGACATTTATCCTTATTTTACCGTATCTTAGCATTCTACTATAAACATCTTTCAGTTGTGGATGTTCTTtttgttacacaaacacactcaatacATTTCATAAAGGCTGTCCTACCTTGGTGGCTTTATTTGTTACAGGCCCAGGGGTTCCCTGGCTCAGCTGTGCCAAGCGTTTCTGAGTGACGCTGTAGATCTGCTCCAGAGACAGGAGGTCTGAGGACATGAGGCACGCCAGGGCACACATCGCCCTCTGGTGGACAAGGGAGGAAATGCACTTGCATGACAAACCATTTTCAAGAGTTCACTAAATACCACGATGTTCTCCATATATCATTTTCCACAAACATAACCCTCTGCTGGCAGATGGTGATCAGACTTGAGCTAACTTTAGAGCAGATATGGGCAGCATCCAGACCAAGAACCACCTCAGCATCAGCTGATCTATGGGCTCTGAAGCAATGTAATAGCTGTGTGTTCTAAAGCCCTGCAATAGCACTGAATAATAGAGTTTGACGAAAGCATTACCATTTGAACCGTTTGTGTCGACTCCTGCAGCTTTCGACAGAGAAGCTCCACCACAACCTCACAGTTCAGAGTGGAACACCTGAGAAAAGCAGGAGGGATTAATGTCACAGACTGGAGTGAATGGCCTCCCAAAGGCACTATTTAGACCTTACGACCAAGAACAAACTGAAAGTGACAGGCCCAAATACATGGAACCTACAGTCAAAGTCTGGCCACTACACTAAGTGGCTGAGTGTTAACAAATGTAAACATTGATTTTTCTTCATACTATATCTTTCTCAGTGTCTCACTGTGGTTCAGTGGACAGTCTCACAAACAACAGGCAACCAGACAGAGATAACAGGAGACAACAGGCCGAGAGCAAGGAGTGACTGACTCTTTGATGAAGTGCTGACTCTCCTCTCTGGACAGAAAGACTTTGGAGCCCTCCGTTAGACTGGTGATGAGCGCCATCTCCTGGCCACAGTCGCCCAGCTGCATGGCTTCCACACTGTGAACAGACACCATTCCAGTCAGTCATTTTACTCGTgctcaggggcggactggcaaCAGAAAGCATCCCGGAAATTTGCTATCAAGTGGCCCCAATTTTACACGCCaaatttgaacacacacaaaatgtttatcgataaataaacataatatgGGAACCGATGAACCTCATTTGGTAAGGTTATCctccctgtgtttgtgcatacagAGAGTACAAAATCTCCATGAATTTTCTATAGAGGTTGTTGCCACAGCACTGAACTCTAGGGTCACTTACAAGGACATGACTTCAGAGAATAAGTCAAGTGTTTTACTGTAAAACATTTGAAGTGGAGCAACCAAGAAGAGGGGTTGGTCATGTCAACACCCACCGTTCTGATAGGTCGCCGCTCTCGCGGCTGGCGgctgattggctgctggtggTGCCCCCTGACTTGCTGCTGGCGTCCAGCGAGGCCCTGCTGGCGTCGACGTTCTCCTGAGAGGAGTTGGGGGAGGAGCTGTGGCCGCTGTCATTCTCCTCCCAGCCCCCGCCCACCTGACCGGGACACCTGAGCgtcactgcagacagacagacagggcacagagacagagagactgttatgtagagacgagagagggagagagagagagagagaggcggtaatataaagatgagagagggagagagaaagagaaagagtaatataaagacaagagagggagagagagagacagagtaatataaagacaagagagagagagtaatataaagacaagagagggagggagagagagagagagtaatataaagacaagagagagagagagagagaataatataaagacaagagagggagagagagagcgagagatataaagaaaagaggggaaagagacgGTAATATGAAGAAAAGGAGAACAATATTAGTGAGTCTGTGTTTTTAGAGCGGCATGAAGtatgactgagacagagagaggcacaaaaagaggtgaggtgtctgtgtgtctgtgtgtctgtgtgtctgtgtgtgggtgtgtgtgtgtgtatgtggggggggggtgtcagaaagaaacagaagtAGTAAGACAGAAGGAACTAGAGCCAATACCCTTCAAGCATCTCTAAGGCAGCTACAAACAGAGCATTTCAATGCAATCCATTATCTTGACATATTCAAATGACAACATCTTTGGGACCGTTTACATTGCAAAGCAAAGCCTGGACACGTCCATGGTAACCTTAAAGGTGCACTCCTCGAtcctggcaaaaggttgttgatatttgagctaaaCACACCCTCCCCTCTGGGCTCCTGAGGAGACGCTGGGGATTGGCTGGAAGAGTGTAAGGCCCGGTCTGAGCCCCTGTCTCTGTTTcccatttaattcaattcaattcaattttatttatatagcgccaaaacaattaaattgtctcaaggcacttaaGAGAGCTTTAAGAGAGCTTTAGAGAGCCTGCACTGTGCATGAGCGTTTCAGAGTGCACTCAGTTCACTACATTTGACAAAGATTGTATATGGTTATAatcgaggactgcacctttaacctTAGCATGGTAACCAACCTTTACCTTTGTGTGGCTCACCACTATGGCTGTGGGGTATATGTgcgtatttatgtgtgtgtgtgtgtgtgtgtgtgtgtgtgtgtgtgtgtgtgtgtgtgtgtgtgtgtgtgacagagagagagagcatttatgtatgtttgtgtgtgtggccatgttaATGGTAACCTTAATCATAAGCATAAAAACTGAACTCTGAAGTCTTGATGGAGTGCGTGATGATGCGGGTCTCACCTCTGTGGCTGTGAGAGGGCACGCTGTAGGCACACGCTggcactgccacctccaccacacCAGAGGGCGCCACCACCGCGCGGTAGTGGTTGTCCTGCAGACGGATGCCGGGCAGCTCGGAGGGGGGCATGACTGCACTGGCCACCACTTCAGCTGCCTTCTGGATCTTATCCAGGAAGGTGCCCCCGCCTAACACTGAAAGGATGGACGTTTACGTGAAACACTGTTGGCACAGAACTCGTTTTAAGACCATATGGACTACTGAGtaaagacaaatcaaatcaCGCCACTAACGTCTTTATACTATCACAAATGCGTACTATCTACAATGTTTATACTATCACCTTAACACAATCAAATGTatgattataaaaataaaactactTGATGGAAGTTTAAGGGCTTACCAGATGGCTTACCGGGGCTGTAGCCGAATCCCTGCATGCCAGATCGCGGAGATGATTCGGAGCCCATTCCTTCagggggcagggagggggggatCGGAAATAAAGATGGATAATTTGGAAATGCCAAAAACAAATGATCTTGGCTGGGCAAGAGATCCTGAGCTAATTGAATAGCCTGGCTAAAAGTGGAAGTAATTGGAGTCATAAGACCCCGCTACAGTGACAGTCAGCAGACCGACATCAGATGATGCAGACAATAGGGcagattacagattacagaCATCAGATGATGCAGACAATAAGGCAGATTACAGAAAACCGGCAGCCCGCAGCAAACATAACTCAATGGTTTGACAAAAGTCAGTGCCATTGTGTTGGGTGCTTCGTGAAAGTGCCActgacattacattacattcaaACAGATCTTCCTGGAACTAACGCTCCAAGATGGATGCGGCATCACAgtttccatttatttattttttgaggacaatgtttgtaaaaaaacaaacaaacaacctaaCATATGTCCTCGGCGGTATGCCAAAATGATTGTTTTGATTCTTTGATTTTGTTTGATTCTTGATCaaatctgtctgtttctctaaCAGGGTGATGACACATTGATCGTAAACTGGTACATGTCTCAGGACACTGTGCCCGTCTGAAAGCTATCCTTGTCTGCACCATATGCAGTAGCGCTCATAAAGTATTCCCTTTCTTTGGCCACACCAGTTAGATGAGACGCTTTAGACTCATGCTTGTGTGCCGTCTCAGCCAAGAGATTTAAGGGCAATACACAAAAAGCTGCGACGAAACAGCAACTTGAAAAGGTGCGTCTAACTTCGACCCCATCATGGAAAGCATGCACAAACAAGAAGCAAACGAAGCGAAGACATCACAGCGGCACAACACAGGAACGCGGTGCCCTCGGTCACCGCTCAGACTTAATAGAATCCGGCTGACTCACCCGTGGTTGCCGTGACCGCTCTGCAGGGAGACAGGCCCGAGTCAGGGGACACAGAATCTGTAAACAGCAAACTGGCCAAATTCTGCAGAGCACAACAGATAAACCAAAACCTAACCGTAAATATACCGGCGTGGTTAGGAGAGACattgttaaaggtgcagtccttgattataatccattacaGTTTTCGATGAATTCATGGAAATTCTCATCGGGAGccatacaccactgcagccaaCCAATGTGTTGCTTCACAAACACGGAAGGGGTGTgtacatttgattggctgctgagctCAAATCTCAACACCCTTTTGCCAGACAGCACTAGGATGAGCAAAGGGTTGAAATGTATGTGACACACAAAGTTCTGATTCTGAGAATATAGAAAGTACataaagtgcacacacacacacacacacacacacacacacacacacacacacacacacacacacacacacacacacacacacacacacacacacacacacacacacacacacacacacacacacacgtgatatTAGCAGAAATCTGTACCCTACCCGAGCTGCAGCTCTGGCTCTCTGATAGGGAGCATTGCCGTGGATGGGATCTGGAGGACCACTGAAGGCtaagacagaacagaacagagcagagcagaacttAACAGGCACTCAGGTCAGGCCACACAACGGCGACTACGGATCAATCTGTTCCCGTGACCTTTGGCTTGGTGTCAGGGGCTCATCTGATGACTGAGGGAGATACACTCACCGATCACCTCCTGGATGAAGGTGGCGTTGCGTCGCAGCTCTGTGACTA is from Clupea harengus unplaced genomic scaffold, Ch_v2.0.2, whole genome shotgun sequence and encodes:
- the tepsin gene encoding AP-4 complex accessory subunit Tepsin isoform X1, with protein sequence MATLLERLAFLQKVPTLMKATSDDDTPCPGYLFEEIGKISHESVGYCQCLLEYLLERLQVQSCPVKIKVLKILLHLCGHGPPHLVTELRRNATFIQEVIAFSGPPDPIHGNAPYQRARAAARNLASLLFTDSVSPDSGLSPCRAVTATTGMGSESSPRSGMQGFGYSPGKPSVLGGGTFLDKIQKAAEVVASAVMPPSELPGIRLQDNHYRAVVAPSGVVEVAVPACAYSVPSHSHRVTLRCPGQVGGGWEENDSGHSSSPNSSQENVDASRASLDASSKSGGTTSSQSAASRESGDLSERVEAMQLGDCGQEMALITSLTEGSKVFLSREESQHFIKECSTLNCEVVVELLCRKLQESTQTVQMRAMCALACLMSSDLLSLEQIYSVTQKRLAQLSQGTPGPVTNKATKLLRQFEALLRCQTRHSLPSSATNSPTLTAQEHAPKPVLTDDLLLPNPILGSPATSKPHLEPEAQQEPEPYQEVEHHLEPEPHLKRKPEPPAGPSWSPHSDQNLGEDHGGGPLNHTEGPRENLPESGDVELDTRVDDPDTGPGGERETCEVVAPASCSPTLDRLSLFNGMELVITVRPSSHLPGLASVDTELPVASTTENTLVEIEEAELELESELAPSQHSDSDKDASVTQPSDDLGQDRLQVSAFSFLNL
- the tepsin gene encoding AP-4 complex accessory subunit Tepsin isoform X2 encodes the protein MATLLERLAFLQKVPTLMKATSDDDTPCPGYLFEEIGKISHESVGYCQCLLEYLLERLQVQSCPVKIKVLKILLHLCGHGPPHLVTELRRNATFIQEVIAFSGPPDPIHGNAPYQRARAAARNLASLLFTDSVSPDSGLSPCRAVTATTGMGSESSPRSGMQGFGYSPVLGGGTFLDKIQKAAEVVASAVMPPSELPGIRLQDNHYRAVVAPSGVVEVAVPACAYSVPSHSHRVTLRCPGQVGGGWEENDSGHSSSPNSSQENVDASRASLDASSKSGGTTSSQSAASRESGDLSERVEAMQLGDCGQEMALITSLTEGSKVFLSREESQHFIKECSTLNCEVVVELLCRKLQESTQTVQMRAMCALACLMSSDLLSLEQIYSVTQKRLAQLSQGTPGPVTNKATKLLRQFEALLRCQTRHSLPSSATNSPTLTAQEHAPKPVLTDDLLLPNPILGSPATSKPHLEPEAQQEPEPYQEVEHHLEPEPHLKRKPEPPAGPSWSPHSDQNLGEDHGGGPLNHTEGPRENLPESGDVELDTRVDDPDTGPGGERETCEVVAPASCSPTLDRLSLFNGMELVITVRPSSHLPGLASVDTELPVASTTENTLVEIEEAELELESELAPSQHSDSDKDASVTQPSDDLGQDRLQVSAFSFLNL